AGTGCAAGGAGATGTTCTGTTGAAAGTTTCCTAATTAATTTAGTGCTTCACAATTGGCTGCTTTGTACTACTTTTTACAATTggttgcctttttcgttgacagcTAGTAAATGCTAGAATTGACAGCAGCCACAAGATCGTGCATATCATCAGAGTCTAAAGAGTCAGTATCATCAAAGCTGCGCTTCAGATGTGCCCACTTGTCACCCATTGTTTCACTTTTGGTCTCCTCAATGCCTCTAAATTTGCTTTCGAGCTCAATTTTACACTGAGTATAGCTGTCGTGGTGCTCTCGATATACTAAAAGGTTTTTTTTTGGCACCTCTCGACTTTTTTCCAGTAGTCATCTTGCTCAGTTTTAAGACGccaaacaaaggcagtatCACACTGCATCCTTTTGAAAGCACAGTTGTCCTTGCAATTGTCCCTCCATACTAGTTTTGCATCTTGGTAGTTGGATGAAATCGTTTCCTCTCGAAAATATTGCTTCGAGActtgttttgctgctgacTTGCTCCACTCAATCACCTTaggcttttctttcttctgaAGATCACCCTTCATGTGCTTCTTGCGAAGCAGTCTTAGTATTCAAGTGAATTTGTCACCATGGGGGATACCATTGAATGCTGGGTGGTCGACGACTACCTTTGGTCACAATTCCATTGATGCAATTGGGATTTCTTCTGctaacagcgcttcttcaAGTAGCCCTCTTACTACCTTTCACTTCTCCTGTGTGACTTCTTCATCCTGGATATCCTTCGACAAAAGTAATAAGCTGCTACTCTTAACTATTATTTGCTCCCGAAGGTATCGCGTTGAAATTAGGAATCCGATTGATGTTTGGCTTCTGTCTCGTTCCGCTACCACCGCAACCAAATGACTGTTCATTGGGCAGAAACAAGACAACTTTactattgactgtgagtagatcTACTAGTAGATATGGCTCTGGaaatcgaagcaaaaatgaaaatgcgACTCTAAAAACTTGAGTCGCTTgcgaaatccgactctaaatccgaccctaaatccgactctaaatccgaccctaaATCCGACTCTTATTTGAAAAACCGACcctaaattagagtcggtTTCtgaatccgactctaaattagagtccGTTTCCAAAGTCCGGCCAAATTtttagagtcgttttcaaaaccCAACGCTCAACTTAGATGTATCAGTCATTTTTAGAGTCCGTTGGGAAAGCCCGCCTGGCGCACTACTGGCATTTAAAACTCGAAATGCAAAATGTcgtatttttgttttcccggGATTGCGACTTaatgaggcacgccccagtTGGTCCTCATGGGTGCATCGAAAATGACTTACTTCCTGCTAAGCGTAACAGATTAAAGGctgcgacgacgacggcctTATTAGTAATATATCCGAACGAAGGTCAGAATAGAGTTTGCCGCTAATAGAGCTGATCCAATCCCGCACAATAAGCGTTGAGTCCGCGCACCGTAAACACCGGCTCGGTTTTTCTCCTCCCTCTTGGTTGATTGCAATCGTTCGGTCATTCCGGTAGCACAGGCTGCCAGTGCCCACGCCAAGACTGCCCCAACAGTTGGCGCGGAACGGGTTCGTGTTAAATAGATACCCAGGACCGTCGCCCCGATTGCAGAAATGTAGCCCACACCAGCCGTTGCCAGAGGAGTTCCGATTCTTTGAGCCACACTGCCGTTCCAGTTTACCAAAGCCGCGGCAGTAGTCCAACCGAAATGCAAGGCGATGGGTAGGACGAACACAAGGAAAGAAACAACGCTCATTTTTTGATGGGAGCAGAGCTGAACGATTCTACGATGGGCTTGGGATAACGAATAGGCGATTGCCGACAACATTGCACCCGAAATGAAAATAGCGTTGCCTCGATACCGCGGCCGAAATGAAGCGGTCCAGAGGGCCTGAAAGACTTGCGAGGCAACAAAGCCTCCCGAGGATTGCTTTACGACAGCTGCTTCCAAAgatttttctttcaaaaagagCGATGCCATAACAAAAGCAAGTTCACCCAAAAAGATGGGAGCCCAAATCGCAAAGGCCCAACCGGATGGAGCAAGTAAGGTTTTCCCGCGACGACCGGCCAAGTAGATCTCCACGTCGGCTTGATCGCGGGAAGATTCTTTCTGTATCTTTGATCTAGCTGTGCTCGTCTTTTTGTCTTGCCGTATCCCATCAATGCGTCCAGGTTGCTGCGTAGCCACAAAATTGAGCACGTAGGATAGCAGATTTAAAGCTTTGACGACAGGCCAAGCGATTTTACCCTCCAGAATTGCTTGTTCCACGACCGGCATCAACGAAAGGACGACAATACCTGTTGCAGCCACCAAGGGCGGAGCATTCAAAGCCCTGAGTAGTTCGGATGAGCCTCCCATTTTTGTGTGACTCTTGGACTCTTTCGCGTCCGTACAGGAATTCTGAACGTGTTCAGCCCTCTGGGTCGTAACGATATTGACAAATGACATCGGTCCAGGGTCAGAAGCGCATGTCTTCAGGGTCTGTTACCGATGTTCGGCTATCCCCGATCTAGTGCTACTTACTGTTTCCCCCTACAGCGGTGTAGGTATCCCAGTTTAGATAAGTCTCACACGACACGAATTGCGGATGTTCTGCCAATAGTAAATTTTGGTCACAGTCGATGAAGTTCGATTAGTCGAGATTTTCAATATTCAAACATTCGAAATATCTATCACGCAAACCGAGTTTCATTTAGATTATACATGACCTCACATATGAGTTTCAAACTGAAATATCCGTTGAAAGGTAGTACCGGTATATCCCTCGCCACTGCGTGTCCGCGCCCAAATTCCTGAATCGGCGTTCGACGATAGGAGGTCGGAGTCTATTGCCCCTACTTCGCTAAATTCAACGGTCTCCGCGCCAGACGAGCTAATACAATCGTTTGAAATGTATACAGATAGGATGGAATCATACCGAGTCAAATCATACGATGCGTCGCCGTTTCAACCGACAATTCCCACTTTTTGCAGTCTAAGTCCAAGCCAATACGGCAGGAACCGACTCAAAGATAGGTGAACGGATCTGCTCCAAGTACCTTTTCCTCGCCACTTCGTCTCATTCCAATCAAACGTTGAGACGCTCTCACGAAATAGAGGTGCGTTTCAGACAGCGTTAACGGGTGATTCGATCCCACGGGAAACCCTTTCCCAAGGCGGCTACGGGTGTCCTTGTGCAGTCCCAAGCCGTTTCGATTTACCATTGGAGCAGTcatttgtgtgtgtgtctctAGTTGCGTATAGGAATAGAGTGCGAGGCTTCGGGCCCCGAAGGCCGACTGCGGGGACTCCCGGATTGGATTCAAATTTCACTCCTTGCTCCGTCCTTTCCCGTTGATGCCCTCTTTATCTCACTTTTCTGTTTTTGCCTGCCGACAGTGAAGCCAAACGCAGAGGTTGGGCATCGTTGAAAACGCAAACGGACGAGGCCAAACACAGCTCCAACAACATCCATTCCGAAACGTTGGCTCTCGAAAGAACCGCCAACTCTGTCGTTACTATGGAAGCTATCCCACCCAAGGTAATCACCGTGGACACGGACAAGGGGGAAGCCCAACCGCAGGATGTAAATGTGGCTTCCGGTGGAGACATGCCGTCCACAAACAGTCTAGCACGTACACCTAAGCACGCCAATAGGACCAAGGACGAAGGCGAATCGGGGGCCTCTCGGTCCGCAGGTCATGCAAGCCAATATCCACCGGGGTATCATCCACATCCTCCGCAGCGACCAGCTCGCCTGTTCAACGGGAATGGAGCCTTTCAACCGAGAGATCCACATCCGCGACAACACTACACAGGGCCACCACAAAGACCGGGGAGACACTATTCGCACGGCGGATTACAAGAGCAACGGTATTACGACGGCCCTCCTCGGTACGGTGACTATCAGCAGTCTGTGGAGCAGGGACGGTACGGGAATGCTCGAGGAGGAGGCGATCACGGACGCTACGGCACACATGCCGGAGGGGACGCACGCCACTCGTATGGTCGAGGGGGGATGTATCCACCAGCGCCCCCGCAGCAAGGTTACTATGAGGGTGGAAATGCTGGTCCTTCGTGGGGCCACCCACCGTACGGTCGACCGCCCCAGTTTCAAATGCAGCAACAACTAGATCCGTACGCGCGTGGACCGCATCACACATCCAACAGTACATTTTCCCGTGCTGTCTCATCTTCCTTCGATCGATCCGTCAAGAGCCGCACATCGTTGGAAGAAAGGAACCCTATGGAACCGTCGTCGTATAGGAATCCAATTGCGCTACCTCGTGATGCCAACGACAACGCATCCATTGCCGACGATGCATCGTGGGGACAGCTCAACCAAGTCACTTCggtggacgaggaagaattGCGCAAACGCCTGAAGCGCGATACCGCCACTTCCGAGGGAATCCAAAAGTTGGCGCTTAACGACCACCGCCCCTCTTCCAATTCGTCGTCTTTGACCAACTCACCTACCGAAGGCGTCAAGAAATCGGAATCTGTTGATCGTAAGTTGACCTCCTCCTTGGATTCGTTATCGTCGGTGGCTTCTGTTCAAGAACCCATGGAAACGGACAAGGAGAAGACCAGCCCAGCTGAATCGACTTCGTCTTTGGATTTGATGAAATGTCCAAGCGGTAGTAGTGCTCTACTCTCGCCTTCTGACCAGCGCGAGTTTTCGCAGCTTTCATTCAACTtatcttccaaaaagtccacCGAAGAACGCGAAGACCTAATTGAAAAGGACGGCGACGGTACATTGCGCACCGGTTCAACCGAGCCTCCTACTAAAAAATTGCGCACGGGGAAAAAAGCTAGTCCACTCTCCATTACTTGCAGTCCACCATTGTCTCCGACGGAGAGGCGCACAGAGTCAAGCAAACCCATCCAACCCCAACCTATATACGCAAGCCAGCAAGCTCCTGATTCTTACTACGAAAAGCTGTCCTCGTATTCCATGGATT
The sequence above is a segment of the Phaeodactylum tricornutum CCAP 1055/1 chromosome 10, whole genome shotgun sequence genome. Coding sequences within it:
- a CDS encoding predicted protein — encoded protein: MTAPMVNRNGLGLHKDTRSRLGKGFPVGSNHPLTLSETHLYFVRASQRLIGMRRSGEEKGETTLKTCASDPGPMSFVNIVTTQRAEHVQNSCTDAKESKSHTKMGGSSELLRALNAPPLVAATGIVVLSLMPVVEQAILEGKIAWPVVKALNLLSYVLNFVATQQPGRIDGIRQDKKTSTARSKIQKESSRDQADVEIYLAGRRGKTLLAPSGWAFAIWAPIFLGELAFVMASLFLKEKSLEAAVVKQSSGGFVASQVFQALWTASFRPRYRGNAIFISGAMLSAIAYSLSQAHRRIVQLCSHQKMSVVSFLVFVLPIALHFGWTTAAALVNWNGSVAQRIGTPLATAGVGYISAIGATVLGIYLTRTRSAPTVGAVLAWALAACATGMTERLQSTKREEKNRAGVYGARTQRLLCGIGSALLAANSILTFVRIYY
- a CDS encoding predicted protein, with the protein product MEAIPPKVITVDTDKGEAQPQDVNVASGGDMPSTNSLARTPKHANRTKDEGESGASRSAGHASQYPPGYHPHPPQRPARLFNGNGAFQPRDPHPRQHYTGPPQRPGRHYSHGGLQEQRYYDGPPRYGDYQQSVEQGRYGNARGGGDHGRYGTHAGGDARHSYGRGGMYPPAPPQQGYYEGGNAGPSWGHPPYGRPPQFQMQQQLDPYARGPHHTSNSTFSRAVSSSFDRSVKSRTSLEERNPMEPSSYRNPIALPRDANDNASIADDASWGQLNQVTSVDEEELRKRLKRDTATSEGIQKLALNDHRPSSNSSSLTNSPTEGVKKSESVDRKLTSSLDSLSSVASVQEPMETDKEKTSPAESTSSLDLMKCPSGSSALLSPSDQREFSQLSFNLSSKKSTEEREDLIEKDGDGTLRTGSTEPPTKKLRTGKKASPLSITCSPPLSPTERRTESSKPIQPQPIYASQQAPDSYYEKLSSYSMDSVPPLPGSRYLPPRPASSASSTMTPVDNHGPPAVQQLPSWDIYPQDSFGAGSLSGGMGPSLGANFSFSQDYPMLSASASNDHGGNNHPLESRNQSFDAAGNGHFFQRSDSMVSYEGARQGGYEPRQQYAGPFPPQAPSWGSATSFHQQQQHGFPYPNRQGSFGGPVAPPMRAFPVDNAGRPFQPPPEFRAPPSMVQKANQNNTTLMSSNYVPHENSKNGPFGWSKEEDMRLSEVMKKYKNPRDWEPIAKELNRGRSAKECHERWIRYLKPGVRKGQWTDAEDAIVMDAVNSSSEQPFTRWSDLAQRLPGRVGKQIRDRWVNHLNPNINHLPFSREDDLLLWNGHKKLGKRWVEIATKFFNSSRSENHIKNRWYSASFKKFIANEFGPDAYAGTKSPKKASSTSKRSRPSDDASEMTAV